In the genome of Kwoniella dendrophila CBS 6074 chromosome 5, complete sequence, the window GCTCTGAACATCTGGTATCCGACTCTTCCTGCTAAACCTGCTCCTAACAGACTTAAGCCGACAACTGTTAATGAGGCCATGATAGATTGATAGTAGAGACTAGTTGTTCAAGCTTGAAATATAGTTCCAAAATTATTTTTATGTAATTTCTCTCAAGATCTGAGCGTGCGATAGATGCGGAGTATGGTGCTCAAGATCTGTTTTGCTATTAAGCctctttgatcaattcaagtAAATATCACTTTGTCATCAGCGGCAACCtacttgatcatcatctctcATGCATTCATTTCATTTCGTGCTTCATCTCAAAACGCTTACTTCCGACTTTTAAAGTATCGTAAATTGATTCCGTCAGATGATAAACTAATGCCACAATCATCTCAATATCCGAAATAATAAACGCCGAGTATGTGCGAAACTGCCACCTTATAATTTTTATTTCACTGtattccaccaccaccaccgccatAACCCTTGTGCACACTACCATTCAGACATTCTCTCCCATACAGGATACAGTCAAAATATATTCAACTTTCGTCTATTCGTGATAATtactttcttcatccatcaaaacaaaaaatctttttttttctttttacccGTTGATCAAcaagacaacaacaaccaaaaaaaagaGCAAAAATGGCCCCAGTCAAGAAATCCAAGTCCGCCAAAGCTTCCGAGTCAATCAACACTCGATTACAATTAGTTGTTAAATCAGGAAAGGTGTGTTTTGAATTTATATGATGGATCAGTTTGAtgtaaaagaaagagatggGAACAAGCAGTGGAAAATAAATCAGGAGCGGAATGGATGGaatgataatatcgatatagATAGGACAGGCTTATTGGAATAGACAGCTAATACAATGACCTTGTTGCACCAAACAGTACACTCTCGGTTACAAACAAGCTCTTAAACAACTTAGATCTGGTAAATGTGAGTATCAATGCCCCTTTCTTCTGTAGTCAATGGTAAAGTGTAGATGAGAAGAGCGGAAGTGCAGATGGAGGAGAGTTGGTGGTGGATGTTACCCATTGTTTTTCGGAGACTGGAGCCGTAAGGCTGAGAAGGTTCTCCTTGCTGACTTCTATTTGTTCTTCCCCCTAATCTCTATCACCTTATCTATCTTAATCAACgtcaaaatcaccaaaatGTACCACTTGCTGCTCGATGTACTAACCATCCCAATGATGCGTTCTTGGATGGACATCAAATGAtaacaatcaacatcataaaACACCATATATACTACACCGATatataacaacaaataataGCCAAGCTCATCTTGATCTCAAAGAACTGTCCTCCTATTAGAAAATCAGAACTTGAGTACTACGCTATGTTGTAAGTTTTGAAAAATATACTTTCGAAATTTCCGATCATAGATATGTGAATCTGACTTGACTACTAATACCTCAATAGGTCAAAAACCAACGTCCACCACTACGACGGTTCAAACGTTGACCTCGGTACCGCCGCTGGTAAACTTTACAGAGTCGGTGTTATGTCCATCCAAGACGCTGGGGATTCTGACCTTGTAAGTCGAAGCTCAGTCACTACCATGGATGCCAAATCGGAATCTCTGCTGATCATCTTGTTTTTATCTCATCCAGCTCCAAGTCGAGACCGCTTAAACGTGATGCACTAGATATCTAAATCATGCATTGTATTTATACGGGTACATATTCTTTGATTCATCCCTATGACAGCAGAATTGGAAGGCAATCAAGCCAAATTACAGCATTGTGACTGAACAAACACATCGTATATAGCTATAGATTACCAGAATCGATAATGTTCTTCATCTCACTTAATCAGAATTAGACCGCTGGATATTTCGACTTTTGACAGCAAATTAGGCGATTGTATACTTTCCTAGCACGACCCTTTCTGTTCTTCCTAATCGACCCAGGTATATCAACTTACTCTGGTTATCCGCATAAGTTTCACTTCAGTTCCCTTATCCAAAGCTGAATCCCAGAAAGTTGGGCTTGTGATATCCATCGGTGGTACTTGTATAAAATCCACTTTCAAGTCATGTTGATCTATAAATTATCGGTATTCGTCAGCTGAGATGAGTCAACTATTACAAGATTCATAATTGGAATTAGAAAGAACCCACTACAGCTGTCGAGGAACATATCAAACGTTTCTTGATTTCTTACTGTAGCTGATATTATAGCTTGTAGATCGTTTTCCGCTTGACCTAACAAGACACTTATGGCCGTGACCAAAGGTTGTATGAGATCTGGATCGTATATCTACAATTTAGATACGATCAGCTCACATCA includes:
- a CDS encoding 60S ribosomal protein, which translates into the protein MAPVKKSKSAKASESINTRLQLVVKSGKYTLGYKQALKQLRSGKSKLILISKNCPPIRKSELEYYAMLSKTNVHHYDGSNVDLGTAAGKLYRVGVMSIQDAGDSDLLQVETA